The following coding sequences lie in one Sorghum bicolor cultivar BTx623 chromosome 6, Sorghum_bicolor_NCBIv3, whole genome shotgun sequence genomic window:
- the LOC8083398 gene encoding uncharacterized protein LOC8083398: MPRQEIFVHSVGQAVDRIIPYLESTAHKAVYFEGWNGLAASAVLRAIADRPPPSLTKKFDKIIHIDCSRWKSRRDLQRAIVDELKLPGYVVAQLDRQDEEDDFLGVEQASRAEIRDVTREIYQTLRDVSRMLVIFHNGSDNMVDMADLGILHFDCRLLWTFRGRFRLNKEIQKKVDSSHLFVDASRSYTNYNELIKEEAREITLYAHKNGITPDPDVVRDCCMYLLSLNYYGGSIMDYSWATHASNYWVCDGIVGDKDNQAAWDVAGILHQEIRLEDYSSSTLPVFGDELSTPPGRWILLLTSSDMEEKAYPETTSLFLAPQRESDQPLPSLPNDMFQQADQLRVLKLCGCTFKFSSPPFHCCYNLRFLGLDSCMDQENLAEPEKEGAVAMEIFQRLWVLDVCQTDWELAFPEEIQEQVATDIREVHVRKGRIWRKSLAWRQLQNLHKLRVIEPTGSWETGKKDEFTDMIKLELLHLSGNNSIQVLPSLCGATGLKTLVLDGCVGLDHIGPEGIPPSLESFSLDGGAGKDGKNPAKLSRITLVDCAKLVDFTLLGSLPNLEELDLSRTTVKTVNLKMVVPVKKLGRIFLMGCQQLRAIIWPENGMKQLRLLRIDTRQGVAVPRETSYHSIVCHQKEGYRHAHVSITDIRFLPSLVLTESEAFCWSTAPFKLDLYLSCSINADGENCNSKKMDRHFYSTGQIVESAPKSFIHKTYSTYNDVSINHIVTENDDDSGVLQFEPQGIHVEMGQELVDINVLDSRGIRAIIFVMNKVQSFHMCNNSSITTVIPERMLSSGEDKISWDALKWCHVQSCPKLKTVFTTNYNIYCFKELETIWVADLLMASSIWSRGRIYIGRDTDSFAKLRAIHLYRCPRLRFVLPLSWFYTLSSLETLHIIECSDLRQVFPVEAEFLNEIATKHPNGMLEFPMLKDLYLYHLSSLRQICEAKIFAPKLETVRLRGCWGLKRLPATKHRRHNALRVVVDCEKDWWDSLEWDGLDFGHHPSLFAPSHSSYYKKQMLRGAVLR, translated from the coding sequence GAAATTTTTGTGCATAGCGTCGGGCAGGCAGTAGATAGAATAATTCCTTACTTGGAGAGCACTGCACACAAGGCCGTCTACTTTGAGGGATGGAACGGACTGGCTGCTTCTGCGGTGCTGAGAGCAATAGCAGACAGGCCTCCTCCATCTCTGACTAAGAAATTTGACAAGATTATCCACATTGACTGCTCAAGATGGAAGAGCCGAAGAGATCTCCAGAGGGCAATTGTAGATGAACTTAAGCTCCCTGGATATGTAGTGGCTCAACTTGACAGGCAAGACGAGGAGGATGATTTCCTTGGGGTAGAGCAAGCCTCTAGAGCAGAGATACGGGACGTCACAAGAGAGATCTATCAAACCCTGAGAGACGTTAGTCGTATGCTGGTGATTTTTCACAACGGAAGTGACAACATGGTTGACATGGCAGATCTGGGTATTCTTCATTTTGACTGCCGATTGCTATGGACCTTTAGAGGAAGGTTTCGTCTGAACAAAGAAATCCAGAAAAAGGTGGACAGTTCACATCTTTTTGTTGACGCTTCACGTTCTTATACCAACTACAATGAATTAATAAAGGAAGAGGCTAGAGAAATAACTTTGTACGCACATAAAAATGGCATCACCCCTGACCCTGATGTCGTTAGAGATTGCTGCATGTACCTCTTGTCATTGAATTACTATGGTGGTAGTATCATGGATTACAGCTGGGCAACCCATGCTTCCAACTATTGGGTTTGTGATGGAATTGTAGGAGACAAGGACAACCAAGCAGCATGGGATGTTGCTGGTATTCTGCATCAGGAAATACGGCTAGAGGACTACTCATCCAGTACACTGCCCGTGTTTGGTGATGAATTAAGTACTCCTCCAGGACGTTGGATTCTGTTGTTAACCAGCTCTGATATGGAAGAGAAGGCATACCCAGAGACGACATCCCTTTTCCTAGCACCCCAAAGAGAATCTGATCAACCATTGCCATCATTACCTAATGACATGTTCCAACAAGCAGACCAACTCCGTGTACTCAAGTTATGCGGTTGCACATTCAAATTTTCATCACCTCCTTTCCATTGTTGTTACAACTTAAGATTCCTTGGACTGGATAGCTGCATGGATCAAGAAAATCTGGCAGAGCCGGAGAAGGAAGGTGCAGTGGCGATGGAAATTTTTCAGAGGCTATGGGTACTAGATGTGTGCCAAACAGATTGGGAATTGGCTTTTCCTGAAGAAATACAAGAGCAAGTGGCTACAGATATTAGAGAGGTTCATGTAAGGAAGGGAAGGATTTGGCGCAAAAGCCTTGCATGGAGACAGCTACAGAACCTTCACAAGCTTCGAGTAATCGAGCCTACCGGCTCATGGGAGACCGGTAAAAAGGATGAATTTACAGATATGATAAAGTTGGAACTCCTTCACCTATCGGGAAACAATTCTATACAGGTTTTGCCAAGCTTGTGTGGAGCAACAGGATTGAAGACTCTGGTCCTAGATGGCTGTGTTGGGTTGGATCATATTGGCCCTGAAGGAATACCCCCATCACTAGAGTCATTCAGTTTAGATGGAGGAGCAGGGAAGGATGGCAAAAATCCAGCTAAATTATCACGAATCACCTTGGTGGATTGTGCAAAACTGGTGGACTTCACACTGCTTGGATCCTTGCCAAACCTTGAGGAGTTGGACCTCTCACGCACAACAGTAAAAACTGTAAACCTCAAAATGGTGGTCCCAGTGAAAAAACTTGGACGAATCTTCCTGATGGGATGTCAGCAACTACGTGCTATTATTTGGCCAGAAAATGGAATGAAACAACTAAGGTTACTACGAATTGATACTCGACAAGGGGTTGCTGTGCCTAGAGAAACTTCATACCATTCTATTGTTTGCCACCAGAAAGAAGGGTATCGTCATGCACATGTTTCTATCACGGACATAAGGTTCCTTCCGTCATTGGTGCTAACAGAGTCTGAAGCATTTTGCTGGAGCACAGCCCCATTTAAGTTGGATCTGTACCTGTCTTGTAGTATCAATGCTGATGGAGAAAACTGTAACAGTAAGAAGATGGACCGCCATTTTTATAGTACTGGACAAATAGTTGAGTCTGCACCCAAGTCATTCATCCACAAGACATACAGCACCTACAATGACGTCAGCATAAATCATATAGTTACTGAAAATGATGATGATAGTGGTGTTCTGCAGTTTGAGCCACAAGGCATCCATGTTGAGATGGGACAGGAACTGGTCGACATCAATGTGCTTGACTCCCGAGGTATAAGGGCAATAATCTTTGTGATGAATAAAGTCCAGTCTTTCCACATGTGCAACAATTCTTCAATTACCACTGTGATCCCTGAACGCATGTTGTCTAGTGGAGAAGACAAAATTAGTTGGGATGCTTTGAAGTGGTGCCATGTGCAGAGCTGCCCCAAGTTGAAAACTGTCTTCACTACAAACTACAATATCTACTGCTTTAAGGAACTAGAGACCATTTGGGTTGCTGATCTCTTGATGGCCAGCTCTATCTGGAGCAGAGGAAGGATATACATAGGAAGGGACACTGATTCCTTTGCAAAACTCCGGGCTATCCATCTGTATCGGTGCCCCAGGCTCAGATTCGTCCTCCCATTGTCATGGTTCTATACCTTGTCCAGCCTGGAGACTCTCCACATAATCGAATGCAGTGATCTCAGGCAGGTTTTCCCAGTGGAGGCAGAGTTCCTAAATGAAATAGCTACCAAGCATCCAAATGGCATGCTGGAATTCCCAATGCTCAAGGACTTGTATCTGTATCATCTCTCCAGCCTGAGACAGATATGCGAGGCAAAAATATTTGCTCCCAAGCTCGAGACAGTCCGTCTCAGGGGCTGCTGGGGCCTGAAGCGTCTCCCGGCCACCAAACACCGTCGGCACAATGCTCTCCGTGTCGTCGTGGACTGCGAGAAGGACTGGTGGGACAGTCTGGAGTGGGATGGGTTGGATTTTGGCCACCACCCCTCCCTCTTCGCGCCGAGCCACTCATCATATTACAAGAAGCAGATGCTGAGAGGTGCAGTGCTTCGATGA